A stretch of Eleutherodactylus coqui strain aEleCoq1 chromosome 2, aEleCoq1.hap1, whole genome shotgun sequence DNA encodes these proteins:
- the IAPP gene encoding islet amyloid polypeptide: MRHPGLSLLCLLLLVTLSCLDAAPTDRMTRDIPNVSTEKERIPNVSNRPVLLESNRQKRSRVEKRKCNTATCVTQRLADFLVRSSNSHGPIYAPTNVGSFTYGKRDVVGLLRRESFDYLQH, translated from the exons ATGAGGCACCCAGGGCTGAGCCTCCTCTGCCTCCTGCTGTTGGTGACCCTCAGCTGCTTGGACGCGGCCCCCACGGACAG AATGACTCGTGATATCCCCAATGTGAGCACAGAGAAGGAACGGATCCCCAACGTGAGCAACCGCCCAGTTCTGCTGGAGAGCAACCGGCAAAAGAG GAGTCGTGTGGAGAAGAGGAAATGTAACACAGCGACTTGTGTCACTCAGCGTTTGGCCGACTTTTTGGTGAGATCTAGCAATAGCCACGGTCCGATCTATGCACCTACAAATGTTGGCTCCTTCACTTACGGAAAAAGAGACGTTGTGGGTCTTCTACGCCGGGAATCCTTCGACTATCTGCAGCATTAG